Within the Bosea sp. 685 genome, the region TGACCCTCGCGAGGCAGGGCGACGGGGAGAGTCCCACTTTTCCCGCGAGCTCAACGTTCGAGATTCGTCCGGAATTCTGAAGCTCAGCCAGAATACGACGGTCGGCTCGATCTAGCGCTGATCTCAGCATATCGTGCTCCATAATCGCAGTTTCGCAGACTAGCATGCCGCAACGGTGTTTCAAGGCGGTATATGCGGCAGGATATTCCGGCGTGAAATCGGTAGTCTCCGGCGCGTGATTGGAGTCCATCAAAATGCCTGAGAGCAGCAGTCGGGAACTTTCCACAACCTCTGGCGACGTCGATCCGAGCGAGACCTCGGATTGGCTGGGATCGCTCGAGGCCATGGCACGCGAGGAAGGAAGCGACCGCGTTCGGTTCGTGCTCGCAGCGCTGGAGCGTCGCGCCCGAGAGTTGGGCGTCCTATCCGATGCGCTGCCCTATTCGCCCTATCGCAACACGATCTCGCTGGAAAAACAGCCTCCGTTCCCTGGCGATCTCGCGATGGAGGAGCGGATCACATCGATCATCCGATGGAACGCGCTCGCGATGGTCGTGCGTGCCAATCGTGCCTATGGCGAGCTCGGGGGGCACGTCGCAAGCTATGCGTCAGCCGCAGAGATCTTCGAGGTCGGATTCAATCATTTCTTTCGCGGCGGCGGAGAGAAGGGCGAAGGCGACCTCGTGTTCTTTCAGCCCCACTCGGCACCCGGTGTCTACGCCCGGGCCTTCCTCGAAGGCCGTCTGACCGCCGATCATCTTGCTCGCTACCGCCAGGAGATCGGGGGAGGGGGGCTGTGCTCGTATCCCCATCCTTGGTTGATGCCCGACTTCTGGCAGTTCCCGACGGGGTCGATGGGGATCGGGCCCATCAGCTCGGTCTATCAGGCCCGGTTCATGCGCTATCTCCGGGACCGTGGCTTGCTCGACACCGATGGACGTCGCGTCTGGGGCGTGTTCGGCGATGGTGAGATGGACGAGCCGGAGTCCATCGCCGCGCTGTCTCTTGCCGCGCGCGAGAACCTCGACAACCTCACCTTCATCATCAACTGCAACTTGCAGCGCCTCGACGGTCCCGTCCGGGGCAATGGCCAGATCGTCCAAGAGCTCGAGTCCATCTTCAAGGGTGCCGGCTGGAACGTCGTCAAGGTGCTCTGGGGCTCCGAATGGGACGCGATCTTCGCTCGGGACACCAATCACGAACTGCTCCGGCGCTTCGCGGAAACCGTCGACGGCCAGTATCAAACGCTCGGGGCCAAGGACGGCGCATACAACGTCGCAAATTTCTTCGACGCAAACCCGGAGGTCCGGAAGCTCGTTTCCCATATGTCGGACCACGACGTGGACCAACTGAAGCGCGGCGGCCACGATTTCCGGAAGCTCTTCGCCGCCTTTCAGAAGGCCAGAGACACCAAGGGGCGGCCCACCGTCATCCTGGCCAAGACCAAGAAGGGCTACGGCATGGGCCGGGCCGGCGAATCCAGGATGACCTCGCATCAGGCAAAGAAGCTCGACGTCGAGGGCCTTCTCGCCTTCCGCGACAAATTCTCGCTGCCGCTTTCAAACGAGCAAGTCGAGAACCTAGAGTTCCTGAAACCGGCGGACGACTCCGCCGAGATCGCCTACCTGAAATCCCGACGCGAGCAGCTCGGCGGCTATCTGCCTACTCGGCGGTCCGCAGCTAGGACGTATGCCGTCCCGGCCATCGAGAGCTACGCCGATTTCGCGTTGAGTGCTGCCGGCAAGGAGATGTCGACGACGGTCGCGGTCGTTCGCCTGTTCAGCACCCTGCTGAAGAACAAGGAGCTCGGTCCCCGAATCGTGCCGATCGTCGCCGACGAGGCCAGGACCTTCGGCATGGACAACCTCTTCCGACAGGTCGGCATCTACTCGCCCGTGGGTCAGCTTTACGAGCCGGAAGATGCCGGAACGATGCTCTACTACAAAGAGGCCAAGGACGGTCAGCTTCTTGAGGAGGGCATCACCGAGGCCGGGGCGATCTCGTCCTGGGTCGCCGCTGCCACGTCCTACAGCGTTCACGCCGAGCCAATGCTCCCGTTCTATATCTACTACTCGATGTTCGGCTTTCAGCGGATCGGCGATCTGATCTGGGCAGCAGCCGATCAGAGGGCGCGGGGCTTCCTGATCGGCGCCACCGCGGGCCGCACCACACTCGGTGGCGAAGGCCTCCAGCATCAGGACGGGAGCAGTCACCTGGTCGCATCCACGGTGCCCAACTGCCGCGCCTACGATCCGGCCTACGCCTATGAGATGGCCGTCATCATCGACCACGGCGCCCGCCGGATGATGGAGGAGGGTGCGGACGAATTCTTCTACGTCACAGCGATGAACGAAAACTACGCGCAACCCTCGATGCCGGCGGGTATCGAAGGCGACATCATCCGCGGGATGTACAAGCTGTCCGGGCCGTCCGGCGGTGCCGCGGCGGTGAGGCTTCTCGGCTCCGGCGCGATCCTTCCGGAAGTGGTGGCAGCCGCGGAGCTCTTGAAAAACGACTGGCAAATCGACGCGGACACGTTCAGCGTCACGAGCTTCAGCGAGTTGGCCAGGGAGGCGCGCGAACTCGAGCGGCAGCAGATATTCTGCGGTGGAGTCTCCCCGAAGAGCCACGTTGCAACTCTGCTGGACGGCGCCGCTCCCATCGTCGCGGCCACGGATTACGTGCGGGCCTATCCGCAGCTGATCGCGTCCTACGTGGAAGCACGCTTCATCGCCCTCGGCACTGACGGCTTCGGACGCAGCGACACGCGAAAGGCTCTCCGCAACTTCTTCGAAGTGGATCGGCATCACATCGCAGTGGCGGCTCTGTCCTCGCTCGCCGCAGAGGGCAAGCTCGATGCCGAGACCGTCGCGGCCGCCATCACGAAGTACAGCCTGAATGCCATCGAGGCTCCGCCCTGGTCGCGCTGAGTTCGCGCCCCTGAAACGATAAAGGAAAGCGCGGCCATGGGCGCAAGGAAGACGATCGAGTTGCCGGATATCGGCGACTACAAGGACGTTCCCGTCGTGGAGATTCTGGTTTCCCTGGGCGACGCCGTCGGCGCCGACCAGCCAATCATGACGCTGGAATCCGACAAGGCAACGCTGGAGGTCCCGGCCCCGTTCGCCGGCAGGATCGTCGAGCTCCTGGTCGAGGTCGGGTCGAAGGTCTCCACGGGCCTCGCGGTGGCCATCATGGAAGTCGAAGAGGCGCAAGCGCCACCCGCACCGACGGCGCCTTCTGCCGCGCCGGTGCCTGCTCCGGCGCCTCCAGCGGCTGCGGCGCCTCCCGAGCCTGCCAAGGCCGCTATTGTAGGTGCACGCCCTGATGAGGTGCACGGGCAGAGCCGGGCGGCACACGCCACGCCTTCCGTGCGAGGCTATGCGCGCGAGCTCGGCGTCGACCTCTCGCGGGTCTCAGCGAGCGGACCGAAGGGGCGGATCCTGCGGGAGGACATCCAGGGCTTCGTCAAAAACCGCCTCAGCGCGCCGGAGAGCGCGAGCGCTCAGACATCCTCGGGGCTCTCATTGCCGGCGATGCCTGCGATCGACTTCTCCAAATATGGGGAGATCGAGCGCGAGCCGCTATCGCGCATTCAACAGATCTCGGGAGCCAACCTGCATCGCAATTGGCTGACGATCCCGCATGTCACGAATTTCGACAACGCCGACGTCACCGATCTGGAGGCGTTCCGTCTCGCCATCAACGCCGAAAAGCGGAACCCGCCCGTGAAGCTCACGATGGTTGCGTTCCTCCTGAAGGCGTCGGCGCTCGCCCTTGCGGCGTTCCCCCGCTTCAACAGCTCGCTCGATGGGGCGCACCTCGTCAAAAAGAAATACGTGCATGTCGGCTTTGCCGTGGATACCCCAAAGGGGTTGATGGTCCCGGTCATCCGTGACTGCGACAGGAAGGGGCTGCTCCAGATCGCCGACGAGATGGCGACGCTCTCGGAGAAGGCCCGCCAAGGAAAGCTGGCGCCTTCCGACATGGAAGGTGGGTCGTTTTCCGTCTCGTCCCTGGGCGGCATCGGAGGAGCCGGCTTCACCCCGATCATCAATGCGCCCGAGGTCGCGATCCTCGGAGCCGCCCGATCGCAGATGCAGGCGGTCTGGAATGGCTCGGCCTTCGAGCCCCGGCTCATCACGCCCATCAGCCTGTCATGGGATCACCGGGTCGTCGATGGCGTGGCTGCCGCGCGCTTCCTCGGCCATGTGGCCGGGTTGCTGGGCGATTTCCGCCGCGCGCTGCTCTGAGGATGACGATGGCTACGACAGTGCTTGTCCCCGACCTGGGCGACTACAAGGACGTTTTGGTGGCGGAGTTCCTGGCGAAGCCGGGCGATGCGGTCGCGGTCGACCAGCCGTTGGTGGCCATCGAAAGCGACAAGGCGACCATCGAGGTCCCGTCCCCGGTCGCGGGTCGGCTGCTTTCGTTCGCCGTCAAGGTCGGTGATCGCGTCAGCACGTCGTCGACCCTCGCTATGATCGAGGAACGCGCGAGCGAGGACCAGCAACGGAATGCGGCGGCGCCAGCGAAGCCACAGGCTGCGCCGACCGTCAAAGATGAGACCGTCGAGCGCCTCGACCTCGTGGTGATCGGTGGCGGTCCGGGCGGTTACTCGGCTGCGTTTCGGGCCGCGGACCTGGGCCTCCGGGTCACGTTGATCGAGCAGTACGACACCCTCGGCGGCGTTTGCCTGAACGTCGGCTGCATTCCCTCGAAGGCCTTGCTGCATGTCGCGGCGGTCGTAGAGGAGGCAGGCCGGATGGCCTCCCATGGGATCACGTTCGCCGAGCCGCAGATCGACCTCGAAAAGCTGAGGGGCTCGAAAGGACAAACAGTCCGGCGGCTGACCGATGGCCTCGCCCAGATGGCGCGGATGCGCAAGGTCGATGTCGTCGTCGGGAAGGCCAGTTTCGTCGATCCGAACACTCTGAATGTCGAAGGCGCGGACGGAAGTCGGCGGCAAATCGGCTTCGCCAATTGCATTGTTGCCGCGGGGTCGTCGCCGATCCACTTGCCCTTCCTGCCGGAAGATTCCCGCATCGTGGATTCGACGGGAGCCCTTGAGCTTCCGTTCATTCCGAAGAGGATGCTCGTCATAGGCGGCGGGA harbors:
- the mdeB gene encoding alpha-ketoglutarate dehydrogenase; the protein is MPESSSRELSTTSGDVDPSETSDWLGSLEAMAREEGSDRVRFVLAALERRARELGVLSDALPYSPYRNTISLEKQPPFPGDLAMEERITSIIRWNALAMVVRANRAYGELGGHVASYASAAEIFEVGFNHFFRGGGEKGEGDLVFFQPHSAPGVYARAFLEGRLTADHLARYRQEIGGGGLCSYPHPWLMPDFWQFPTGSMGIGPISSVYQARFMRYLRDRGLLDTDGRRVWGVFGDGEMDEPESIAALSLAARENLDNLTFIINCNLQRLDGPVRGNGQIVQELESIFKGAGWNVVKVLWGSEWDAIFARDTNHELLRRFAETVDGQYQTLGAKDGAYNVANFFDANPEVRKLVSHMSDHDVDQLKRGGHDFRKLFAAFQKARDTKGRPTVILAKTKKGYGMGRAGESRMTSHQAKKLDVEGLLAFRDKFSLPLSNEQVENLEFLKPADDSAEIAYLKSRREQLGGYLPTRRSAARTYAVPAIESYADFALSAAGKEMSTTVAVVRLFSTLLKNKELGPRIVPIVADEARTFGMDNLFRQVGIYSPVGQLYEPEDAGTMLYYKEAKDGQLLEEGITEAGAISSWVAAATSYSVHAEPMLPFYIYYSMFGFQRIGDLIWAAADQRARGFLIGATAGRTTLGGEGLQHQDGSSHLVASTVPNCRAYDPAYAYEMAVIIDHGARRMMEEGADEFFYVTAMNENYAQPSMPAGIEGDIIRGMYKLSGPSGGAAAVRLLGSGAILPEVVAAAELLKNDWQIDADTFSVTSFSELAREARELERQQIFCGGVSPKSHVATLLDGAAPIVAATDYVRAYPQLIASYVEARFIALGTDGFGRSDTRKALRNFFEVDRHHIAVAALSSLAAEGKLDAETVAAAITKYSLNAIEAPPWSR
- the aceF gene encoding dihydrolipoyllysine-residue acetyltransferase, with the protein product MGARKTIELPDIGDYKDVPVVEILVSLGDAVGADQPIMTLESDKATLEVPAPFAGRIVELLVEVGSKVSTGLAVAIMEVEEAQAPPAPTAPSAAPVPAPAPPAAAAPPEPAKAAIVGARPDEVHGQSRAAHATPSVRGYARELGVDLSRVSASGPKGRILREDIQGFVKNRLSAPESASAQTSSGLSLPAMPAIDFSKYGEIEREPLSRIQQISGANLHRNWLTIPHVTNFDNADVTDLEAFRLAINAEKRNPPVKLTMVAFLLKASALALAAFPRFNSSLDGAHLVKKKYVHVGFAVDTPKGLMVPVIRDCDRKGLLQIADEMATLSEKARQGKLAPSDMEGGSFSVSSLGGIGGAGFTPIINAPEVAILGAARSQMQAVWNGSAFEPRLITPISLSWDHRVVDGVAAARFLGHVAGLLGDFRRALL